The Candidatus Hinthialibacter antarcticus genome has a segment encoding these proteins:
- a CDS encoding flagellar hook-basal body complex protein: MTVRSLFVGLTGLNAQSRNIDVIGNNITNVNTVGFRGSRVAFDDIFYNTMFSGAGATGNRGGINPRQTGLGVKVGSVDTIFTQGSTQTTGRLLDMAIEGRGFFVLRNGSGQEFLTRAGNFSIDNEGFIVDPGTGLRLIGRSSDENGQLQTTEAPGELNIDFDRKSLAKQTENVIASGNFDKRIGDPNEDIDIQLAQKTTNLQGLFDNVGQPFGLINGDTIRFETGFLELGSPPNDVDGPVNLTQQDIGFGDGVLMSVTSTTTIEDVETALNDYFETVMRDIDPTKSADIKVTYDTGSGSFIFNNFGNNTLAGIRMGVGERLSQNEPPEDANRAVGNLFINSFDSDNPDYTKTLNVQAGETIQTNSIRKADQTTSLDVFDSQGASHTINVGLAADTANPPAESLTQVGQLRDSNGQFMFEGGVVPPKVVYSDPIIDSATNTAVFTASQVSNMVATQGIYSFNDANDNLIALRLTDGAISFNGGAFNVPIGADGAVSAEFSAAGIDVTGDSFLNITSTGNAGGGLLGDAGFSETTTTEDIRNNIEERINSAIRQVAANIDQLDPLTTGFTGGIPANLAIPANIPQITVSLTSEGSFAFNSEDGSLGASASTDPTITANLIAAAGGAEQMGLVLDLAAETRTVRVSTIDRRGTLADATDDIADGKVDADFTDGGGITGFIANANPFATNLQDAFTIGNTDYEGNFDATGDPSATPPTGIDDSGVQLVALSSGVLATNDALTTESFDGFQAFDPEVTAFSAIFNQRGYGVAADFDGTTGVDRTSGVPVGIVARGTDTTAFETNTLLKDGLTRSTVNFQAVVPSDNRTLPTQTIGELIFDPSGRFDTYGDTDLTPNITFDPDNSDPANGGVDPIAFRLDLSGITYFSANSTAQLQSQDGRPVGNLDNVSIAGNGEVIGVFTNGDSQTLGQILLADVTNDGGLIQEGATLFTVGPNSGERVFIEPEIEGGVINSGALELSNVDLAEEFTNLIVAQRGYSAASRIITTGDQILQETLRLKQ; the protein is encoded by the coding sequence ATGACCGTACGTTCGCTATTTGTTGGGCTTACCGGCCTTAACGCACAAAGCCGAAATATTGACGTAATCGGCAATAACATCACCAACGTCAACACCGTCGGGTTTCGCGGCAGCCGCGTCGCCTTCGACGATATCTTCTACAACACCATGTTCTCGGGCGCAGGCGCCACTGGCAACCGGGGCGGCATCAACCCGCGTCAAACCGGGCTTGGCGTCAAAGTCGGCAGCGTCGACACCATCTTTACGCAAGGCAGCACTCAAACTACCGGGCGCTTGCTCGATATGGCGATTGAAGGCCGAGGGTTCTTCGTCTTGCGCAACGGCTCCGGGCAAGAATTTCTGACCCGCGCCGGAAACTTCTCGATTGACAACGAAGGTTTCATCGTCGATCCAGGAACAGGCCTTCGTCTCATCGGACGCTCGTCGGACGAAAACGGTCAGTTGCAAACAACCGAAGCGCCCGGCGAATTAAACATTGATTTCGACCGCAAGTCGCTGGCGAAGCAAACCGAAAACGTGATCGCGTCCGGCAACTTCGACAAACGCATTGGCGACCCCAATGAAGACATCGACATTCAACTCGCACAAAAAACAACAAACTTACAAGGGTTGTTCGATAACGTCGGTCAACCATTCGGGCTTATCAACGGCGATACCATTCGCTTTGAAACCGGTTTTCTTGAATTGGGTTCCCCGCCGAATGATGTAGACGGCCCGGTCAATCTGACTCAACAAGACATCGGCTTCGGCGACGGCGTTTTGATGAGCGTCACCAGCACCACAACAATCGAAGACGTCGAAACCGCATTAAATGACTATTTTGAAACCGTGATGCGTGATATCGATCCGACCAAGTCCGCTGATATCAAAGTAACGTACGACACCGGTTCGGGTTCGTTCATCTTTAATAATTTCGGCAACAATACTCTAGCGGGAATCCGTATGGGCGTCGGCGAACGTCTGAGCCAAAACGAACCGCCGGAAGACGCTAACCGCGCCGTCGGCAATTTGTTTATTAACTCTTTCGATTCTGACAATCCTGATTACACCAAAACGCTAAACGTGCAAGCGGGCGAAACCATTCAAACCAATTCGATCCGCAAGGCCGATCAAACCACTTCTCTTGACGTGTTTGACTCGCAAGGCGCCTCACACACCATTAATGTGGGTCTCGCCGCTGATACCGCAAACCCGCCCGCAGAGTCGTTGACTCAAGTCGGTCAACTGCGCGATTCAAACGGACAGTTTATGTTTGAAGGCGGTGTGGTTCCGCCCAAGGTTGTGTATAGCGACCCGATCATTGATTCGGCCACGAACACAGCCGTGTTTACCGCGAGCCAGGTCAGTAACATGGTCGCCACTCAGGGCATCTATAGTTTTAATGACGCCAATGACAACCTCATTGCCCTACGCCTGACCGACGGCGCCATCTCGTTCAACGGCGGCGCGTTTAATGTTCCAATCGGCGCGGACGGCGCGGTCAGCGCCGAATTTTCCGCAGCAGGCATCGACGTGACCGGCGATTCATTCCTCAACATTACCAGCACCGGCAATGCAGGCGGCGGTTTGTTGGGCGACGCAGGTTTTTCTGAAACCACAACCACAGAAGATATCCGAAACAATATTGAAGAACGCATTAATTCCGCCATCCGCCAGGTTGCGGCGAATATCGACCAACTGGACCCATTGACCACAGGCTTCACAGGCGGCATTCCAGCGAATCTGGCCATCCCGGCGAATATCCCGCAGATCACGGTTTCGTTGACAAGCGAAGGTTCGTTTGCATTCAATAGTGAAGACGGCAGTTTAGGCGCTTCGGCCTCGACCGACCCGACCATCACAGCAAACTTGATCGCAGCGGCGGGCGGCGCGGAACAGATGGGCCTCGTGCTTGATCTCGCCGCCGAGACCCGGACGGTGCGGGTTAGCACCATCGACCGTCGCGGCACCTTAGCAGACGCCACCGACGATATCGCAGACGGTAAAGTGGATGCCGATTTCACCGACGGCGGCGGCATCACAGGATTTATCGCCAATGCAAATCCATTTGCCACCAACCTGCAAGATGCGTTCACCATTGGAAACACCGACTACGAAGGCAACTTTGATGCGACGGGCGATCCCTCCGCCACGCCTCCAACAGGAATTGACGACTCAGGCGTTCAACTGGTCGCGTTAAGTTCGGGCGTACTCGCAACCAACGACGCCTTAACGACTGAGAGTTTTGACGGTTTCCAGGCATTTGACCCTGAAGTCACAGCATTCAGCGCTATCTTCAATCAACGCGGATACGGCGTTGCAGCCGATTTTGACGGAACAACCGGCGTTGACCGTACATCCGGCGTCCCCGTGGGCATCGTCGCCCGTGGGACCGACACCACCGCGTTTGAAACCAACACGCTCTTAAAAGACGGCTTAACGCGCAGCACCGTCAACTTCCAAGCCGTCGTCCCCAGCGACAACCGTACGCTGCCCACGCAAACCATCGGCGAATTGATCTTTGACCCCAGCGGACGTTTTGACACGTACGGCGACACTGACTTAACGCCGAACATTACCTTCGACCCAGACAACTCCGATCCAGCCAATGGCGGCGTCGATCCCATCGCGTTCCGGCTGGACCTGAGCGGCATCACATATTTCAGCGCCAATTCAACCGCACAGTTACAAAGCCAAGATGGGCGCCCGGTGGGCAATCTTGATAACGTGAGTATTGCTGGCAACGGCGAGGTGATCGGCGTCTTTACCAACGGTGATTCACAAACATTGGGGCAAATTCTATTGGCTGACGTCACCAACGACGGCGGTTTGATTCAAGAAGGCGCAACCTTGTTTACCGTGGGGCCAAACTCAGGCGAGCGAGTCTTTATCGAGCCGGAAATTGAGGGAGGCGTCATCAATTCCGGCGCATTGGAACTCTCAAACGTCGACTTGGCGGAAGAATTCACCAACCTGATCGTTGCGCAGCGAGGCTACTCAGCCGCCAGCCGAATCATTACAACCGGCGACCAGATTCTTCAGGAAACCTTGCGACTGAAACAATAA
- a CDS encoding flagellar FlbD family protein has product MVLDPIDSERVQRIRNNLEIEFSKPITHKEIQAAIPGVPVRSNALIEVTKLNDKKFGINSELIETIEETPDTVITMATGRKYIVKESLEEIGQLCVEYKRKIFHPGE; this is encoded by the coding sequence ATGGTATTAGATCCCATTGATTCCGAGCGCGTACAACGGATTCGCAACAATTTGGAAATTGAATTTTCCAAGCCGATTACGCACAAAGAGATCCAAGCGGCCATCCCCGGTGTTCCCGTCAGGAGTAATGCCTTGATCGAAGTTACGAAATTGAATGACAAAAAGTTTGGCATAAACTCTGAGTTGATTGAAACAATCGAAGAAACGCCTGACACTGTCATCACCATGGCGACCGGACGTAAATATATCGTAAAAGAATCGTTGGAAGAAATTGGACAGCTTTGCGTCGAATATAAACGAAAAATTTTCCATCCAGGAGAGTAA
- a CDS encoding motility protein A translates to MDLSTVVGMVLCLGLIAASMIAGGSPGAFIDIPSALTVIGGTFALTLVNFPIPTVLGMGGVVKNAFFFKQLSPLDTVSTLVSFAERARREGILALEGSMDEIEDDFIGTGLRLAVDGVEPELIKDILQTELAFIEDRHRGGREILDFMGSIAPAMGMIGTLMGLVQMLKNLADPNAIGPSMALALLTTMYGAVIANVFAIPVSGKLKVRSADEILLKEVAIEGIMSIQAGDNPRILEQKLLAFLAPSMRPPRED, encoded by the coding sequence ATGGATTTATCAACAGTAGTAGGAATGGTGTTGTGCCTGGGGCTGATTGCGGCGTCAATGATCGCTGGTGGTTCGCCCGGAGCGTTTATTGATATTCCTTCAGCATTGACAGTTATCGGCGGCACCTTCGCCCTTACGCTGGTGAATTTCCCCATCCCTACCGTGTTGGGCATGGGCGGCGTTGTGAAGAATGCGTTTTTTTTCAAACAACTCTCCCCACTCGACACCGTCAGCACCCTGGTTAGTTTTGCTGAACGCGCCCGCCGCGAAGGCATCCTGGCGCTCGAAGGCTCAATGGACGAAATCGAAGACGATTTTATCGGGACCGGCCTACGCCTGGCGGTCGATGGCGTTGAACCGGAATTAATTAAAGACATTCTGCAAACAGAACTCGCGTTTATTGAAGACCGTCACCGTGGAGGCCGTGAAATTCTCGACTTTATGGGGTCGATTGCCCCTGCGATGGGCATGATTGGAACGCTAATGGGGCTTGTGCAGATGTTGAAAAATCTTGCCGATCCAAACGCCATTGGCCCTTCGATGGCGCTGGCGCTGTTGACGACCATGTACGGCGCGGTCATCGCCAACGTATTCGCAATCCCTGTTTCGGGTAAACTAAAAGTACGCTCTGCGGACGAGATTCTACTTAAAGAAGTCGCCATCGAAGGCATCATGTCGATTCAAGCCGGCGACAACCCGCGAATTTTAGAGCAGAAATTGCTGGCGTTTTTGGCGCCGAGTATGCGCCCGCCGCGTGAAGATTAA
- a CDS encoding flagellar motor protein MotB — translation MAGRKPEEKKGGAPEWMCTFSDMMSLLLCFFVLLFSLSTIEKKKLIQASGSLKGAFGGMPAPYVVPPIPDKKTQPEMSRPAQPVRKQFYGKEEITREEARKVKSKNLDHMIQVTGTEQGITFRLSGDFSFAQGNSELLSEGILALQFIADEISQFPNNPIKVDGHTDNTKRRSDPDYNWRLAADRAYTVLEFLVNTGSERNRVDKRRFSYESFSDTKPLPDVDPNQAIGRSLNRRVEITLIQTDQGFGTTFEDTSEKNPRTPLISPALIQEPEATEES, via the coding sequence ATGGCAGGAAGAAAACCGGAAGAAAAAAAAGGCGGCGCTCCTGAGTGGATGTGTACATTCAGCGACATGATGTCGTTGTTGCTGTGCTTTTTTGTGCTTCTGTTCTCTCTTTCCACCATTGAAAAAAAGAAACTGATCCAAGCGTCGGGGTCCTTGAAAGGTGCGTTTGGAGGCATGCCCGCGCCGTATGTGGTTCCGCCCATTCCCGATAAAAAAACGCAGCCGGAGATGTCGCGCCCCGCCCAGCCTGTGCGCAAGCAGTTTTACGGCAAAGAAGAAATCACCCGCGAAGAAGCGCGAAAGGTCAAATCAAAAAACCTGGACCACATGATTCAAGTGACGGGCACGGAACAAGGCATCACCTTTCGCCTGTCGGGAGACTTTTCGTTCGCGCAAGGCAATTCGGAGTTGCTATCGGAAGGGATTTTAGCGTTACAATTTATTGCAGACGAAATCAGCCAGTTTCCGAATAACCCCATTAAAGTCGACGGGCACACCGACAACACAAAACGTCGCAGCGATCCTGACTACAACTGGCGGCTGGCGGCGGACCGCGCCTATACCGTCCTCGAATTTCTGGTCAACACTGGCAGCGAGCGAAACCGGGTGGATAAACGCCGATTTTCGTATGAATCATTCTCCGATACAAAACCGCTGCCCGACGTCGACCCCAATCAGGCGATTGGTCGTTCGCTGAACCGCCGCGTTGAAATTACATTAATTCAAACGGACCAAGGCTTCGGCACCACCTTTGAAGATACAAGCGAAAAGAATCCAAGAACACCGTTAATCAGCCCTGCGCTGATTCAAGAACCCGAAGCAACCGAAGAGAGTTAA
- a CDS encoding flagellar motor protein MotB encodes MAGRKPEEKKGGAPEWMCTFSDMMSLLLCFFVLLFSLSTMEKVKFVQAISSIQGALGRIPNMYNMSFVPSTSTAPQKVEPVQRTRDVERAKEAIAERARSILVADEASKEVIVEGVKEGVRFSITGRVLYDQGFAVLSPEGQKVLKTLANDILNDFPKLRISVEGHTDDTMVPPELPFQDNWRLAEARAYGAMLFLRDQCNVAEERLSFQSCGMDRPRFPNDSPENRALNRRVEIVLLQGQSSENITGVLEGSSDSKVSPDEREFVPLLEEE; translated from the coding sequence ATGGCGGGCAGAAAACCAGAAGAGAAAAAAGGCGGCGCACCGGAATGGATGTGCACCTTCAGCGACATGATGTCGTTGTTGTTGTGCTTCTTTGTGTTGTTATTTTCTCTATCCACCATGGAAAAAGTCAAATTCGTCCAAGCCATTTCCTCGATCCAAGGGGCGTTAGGGCGAATTCCCAATATGTACAATATGTCCTTCGTCCCCTCCACTTCGACTGCGCCGCAAAAAGTGGAACCCGTCCAACGCACCCGCGACGTTGAACGCGCAAAAGAAGCCATCGCGGAGCGCGCGCGCTCGATTCTCGTCGCCGACGAAGCGTCGAAAGAAGTCATCGTCGAAGGCGTAAAAGAGGGCGTACGTTTTTCCATCACCGGGCGCGTATTGTATGACCAGGGCTTTGCCGTCTTGTCTCCAGAAGGCCAAAAAGTTCTAAAAACATTGGCGAACGATATCCTTAATGATTTTCCTAAACTGCGGATCAGCGTTGAAGGCCATACCGATGACACCATGGTTCCGCCGGAATTGCCGTTTCAAGACAACTGGCGGCTGGCGGAAGCGCGCGCCTATGGCGCCATGTTATTTTTACGCGACCAATGCAACGTCGCAGAAGAACGATTAAGTTTTCAATCCTGCGGGATGGACCGCCCGCGCTTTCCAAACGATTCGCCGGAGAACCGCGCCTTAAACCGCCGCGTTGAGATCGTATTGTTGCAAGGACAATCGTCTGAGAATATCACCGGCGTCCTGGAAGGCAGCAGCGACTCTAAAGTAAGCCCGGATGAGCGCGAATTCGTCCCGCTGCTCGAAGAAGAGTGA
- a CDS encoding DUF115 domain-containing protein: MNQTYFESNLSLLERQDPELAAHLRQLPMEDLPVQVSISKTKTVAAQWQAQDGGRPIPLCSEYDPVREATRWAESIAFQNPTNVIVMGCGLGFHLLALLKQSDQDIRFLFIIERDPRILKLAMTAMDLRPLFMRNGVQWIVGAEPKEIPELIGEKRTDIILHNCKILNHDPSLRIFSDYYKETRQQILDALTHDEINLRTTFESQGRNQFNILMNLPAMVRGYALPPLQGLLKGYPAVVSAAGPSLDNNVRLLKELNDRAALLIVDTAQSTFKQLGVEPDAVITGDPTPLNFSHFETIGSLGNAFLGFHPEANHQITRKFLHHPYLLPLYDGESALISHIFNLDEDGVYCEREMNVGHIALNVALLLGCDPIILVGFDYAFPKRGGTTHAAQAAVSRRIDAMQTDGTINIGGKEGKAPEESGKMMLVPGYDGDPVPTTVPFQQYIHALEKAIGECDATIIDATEGGAKFEGAVQMTLQDALNKYALQPGVSNHWASYRANKPSISIQDALARSNECLNALKQAQQQNKQLDEQLRQWTGLLQQPQLDSALVENEWNSFDKRWIEMVEPEIFNASLGNAVQYLYFRRQRHVRPADPSPKAFLRCMHDKYTGIIEEMTGLLDHFIHCFELSMQLLQQSAQGE, translated from the coding sequence TTGAACCAGACGTATTTTGAATCCAATTTATCCCTACTTGAACGACAAGACCCTGAATTGGCAGCGCATTTGCGTCAATTGCCGATGGAGGACCTTCCGGTTCAAGTCTCCATCTCAAAAACAAAAACCGTTGCCGCTCAATGGCAAGCGCAAGACGGCGGTCGTCCCATCCCGCTCTGTAGTGAATATGACCCGGTGCGCGAAGCAACGCGCTGGGCGGAATCTATCGCGTTTCAAAACCCCACAAACGTGATCGTGATGGGCTGCGGCCTTGGTTTTCATCTGTTAGCGTTATTAAAACAAAGCGATCAAGACATCCGTTTTTTATTCATCATTGAGCGCGACCCGCGCATTCTCAAACTCGCAATGACAGCGATGGATTTGCGGCCTCTGTTCATGCGCAACGGCGTTCAATGGATTGTCGGCGCTGAACCCAAAGAGATTCCCGAACTCATCGGCGAAAAGCGGACGGACATTATTCTGCACAATTGCAAAATACTAAACCATGATCCTTCGTTGCGCATTTTTAGCGACTACTACAAAGAAACGCGTCAACAAATTCTTGATGCGCTGACGCATGACGAGATCAACCTTCGTACGACGTTTGAGAGCCAGGGCCGCAACCAATTCAACATTTTAATGAACCTTCCTGCGATGGTGCGCGGGTATGCCCTGCCCCCGCTGCAAGGTTTGTTGAAGGGCTACCCGGCGGTGGTTTCAGCAGCGGGGCCGTCTCTAGACAATAATGTGCGGCTGCTCAAAGAACTCAATGACCGGGCGGCGCTGTTGATTGTCGACACGGCCCAATCCACCTTCAAACAACTGGGCGTTGAACCCGACGCCGTGATTACCGGCGACCCAACGCCGCTAAATTTCAGCCATTTTGAAACCATCGGTTCGCTGGGAAACGCATTTTTGGGCTTCCACCCGGAAGCGAACCATCAGATCACGCGCAAATTTCTCCATCACCCCTATTTGCTGCCGTTGTATGACGGTGAGTCTGCGTTAATCAGCCATATTTTCAACTTGGATGAAGACGGCGTGTATTGCGAACGTGAAATGAACGTCGGCCACATCGCGCTCAATGTTGCTTTATTACTGGGATGCGACCCCATCATATTGGTTGGCTTTGATTATGCGTTTCCCAAACGCGGCGGCACAACCCACGCCGCCCAAGCCGCCGTCTCACGCCGGATCGACGCCATGCAAACGGACGGCACCATCAACATCGGCGGCAAAGAAGGCAAAGCGCCGGAAGAATCGGGCAAGATGATGCTGGTACCCGGCTATGACGGCGACCCGGTCCCGACAACGGTCCCGTTTCAGCAATACATTCACGCATTGGAAAAAGCCATCGGAGAATGCGACGCAACCATCATCGACGCCACCGAAGGCGGCGCAAAATTTGAAGGCGCCGTCCAAATGACATTGCAAGACGCCCTGAATAAATACGCCCTCCAACCGGGCGTTTCAAACCACTGGGCCTCGTACCGCGCCAATAAGCCGTCCATCTCCATCCAAGACGCGCTGGCGCGCAGCAACGAATGTCTGAATGCACTCAAACAAGCGCAACAACAAAACAAACAACTCGATGAACAACTACGCCAATGGACGGGCCTGCTGCAACAGCCGCAACTAGACAGCGCTCTCGTTGAAAACGAATGGAATTCATTCGACAAGCGTTGGATCGAAATGGTGGAGCCAGAAATTTTTAACGCCAGCCTGGGCAATGCGGTACAATACTTATACTTCCGCCGACAGCGTCACGTCCGCCCGGCGGATCCATCACCCAAAGCCTTTTTGCGCTGTATGCACGACAAATATACTGGCATCATCGAAGAAATGACCGGACTCTTAGACCATTTCATTCATTGCTTTGAATTGTCCATGCAGTTGTTGCAACAAAGCGCCCAAGGAGAGTAA
- the bshA gene encoding N-acetyl-alpha-D-glucosaminyl L-malate synthase BshA — protein MRIGIVCYPSIGGSGIVATDLGKSLARMGHEIHFFSYDVPHKLEGATEKFHFHHVDIPFYPLFRFPPYTLALATSIYEANAVAPLDILHVHYAVPHSTSALLAKQMICSKRNEKLKVITTLHGTDTDLVGQMPQYKPAVEYSLNWSDAVTAVSRYLKDMTERQFEIHKPIHVIYNPIDSALFSPSPEEDRAQRSEKRIIHISNFRPVKRVIDVIKTFDLISNVIQARLVLVGDGPDRSEAEMLVAQLGLVDKVEFAGPQQDVVESLRNADLLLSTSETESFGLTIAEAMSCEVPVVATSVGGVPEVIKHGVTGFLAPLGDIQCLAESAIEILRCPKRFAAIGKAGRQRILEHFEMEKITKQYVDLYNEVLNSDDPNCPTLSPAKTEADDQPI, from the coding sequence GTGCGAATCGGTATTGTTTGTTATCCATCCATCGGCGGCAGCGGGATTGTCGCCACCGACTTAGGCAAGTCACTCGCCCGCATGGGGCATGAAATTCATTTCTTCAGTTACGACGTGCCTCACAAATTAGAAGGCGCAACCGAGAAATTTCACTTTCATCACGTCGACATCCCGTTTTATCCGTTATTTCGATTTCCGCCTTATACCCTGGCGCTGGCGACGAGCATCTACGAAGCGAACGCCGTCGCGCCGTTGGATATCCTGCACGTCCATTACGCCGTGCCTCACTCCACTTCGGCGCTATTGGCCAAGCAGATGATCTGCTCGAAAAGAAACGAAAAATTAAAAGTCATCACCACACTGCACGGCACCGACACCGACCTGGTCGGGCAGATGCCGCAATACAAACCGGCGGTTGAATACAGCCTCAATTGGAGCGACGCCGTTACCGCCGTCAGCCGTTATCTCAAAGATATGACCGAACGCCAATTTGAAATTCATAAACCCATTCATGTCATTTATAACCCAATCGACTCCGCCTTGTTTTCTCCGTCCCCAGAAGAAGACCGGGCGCAACGATCCGAGAAGCGAATTATCCACATCAGCAACTTTCGCCCCGTCAAACGGGTGATCGACGTTATCAAGACGTTTGATTTGATCTCGAACGTCATTCAGGCGCGGCTGGTGTTAGTTGGAGACGGCCCCGACCGCTCTGAAGCGGAGATGCTAGTGGCGCAACTGGGGCTTGTGGATAAAGTAGAGTTCGCCGGGCCGCAGCAGGATGTGGTTGAATCCTTGCGTAACGCCGACCTGTTGCTCTCGACCTCTGAGACTGAATCGTTTGGTCTCACCATTGCGGAAGCGATGTCATGTGAAGTGCCCGTGGTCGCGACCAGCGTCGGCGGCGTTCCCGAAGTCATCAAGCACGGCGTCACCGGGTTTCTGGCGCCGTTGGGCGATATTCAATGCTTGGCGGAGAGCGCCATCGAAATTTTGCGCTGCCCCAAACGCTTCGCCGCTATCGGCAAAGCCGGGCGCCAGCGTATTCTGGAACACTTCGAAATGGAAAAAATTACCAAGCAGTATGTTGATTTATACAATGAGGTGCTCAATAGCGACGACCCCAATTGTCCAACACTGTCACCAGCAAAAACCGAAGCGGACGATCAGCCAATTTAG
- a CDS encoding HDOD domain-containing protein: protein MNLNLDFSNSNHRIPDMTSSASRLLSLLQMPQVDPGEVVHEIEANSLAHQYALRVARALQPAGDADGQSLLSVMEAYSPYECLEWALAGALQPMLMPDEDNDVLSDLYLHSLATAFCALLLAKECKCQAPRFLFLSGLMHDVGLAVLVRNLGIDFNTTVELAAEEVISIDEAERKRLGCDHGEVGAECVSNWSGIQAMIDVAKYHHRPDQYEGPHQRILDLVHVADTLSRMVGIGIGNEGLAFHTSVDAKKRISYTPEVEENVVYFLLAGMEVLHEEIC, encoded by the coding sequence ATGAATCTCAACTTAGACTTCTCAAACTCCAACCATCGTATTCCTGACATGACGTCAAGCGCGAGCCGATTGTTGTCGCTGCTGCAAATGCCGCAAGTCGATCCCGGCGAAGTGGTTCATGAAATCGAAGCCAATTCGCTAGCGCATCAATATGCGTTGCGGGTGGCGCGAGCGTTGCAACCCGCTGGAGACGCCGACGGGCAGTCGCTTCTCTCTGTGATGGAAGCGTATTCGCCTTACGAGTGCCTGGAGTGGGCGCTCGCAGGCGCGTTGCAACCGATGCTGATGCCTGACGAAGACAACGATGTCCTAAGCGACCTCTATCTCCATTCTCTCGCGACGGCGTTTTGCGCGCTCTTATTAGCGAAGGAATGTAAATGCCAAGCGCCCCGTTTTCTATTTCTGTCTGGACTCATGCATGACGTGGGCTTGGCTGTTTTAGTGAGGAACCTCGGCATTGATTTCAACACAACCGTCGAACTTGCCGCTGAAGAAGTGATCTCCATTGATGAAGCCGAGCGCAAGCGACTGGGGTGCGATCATGGCGAGGTGGGGGCGGAATGCGTCTCAAACTGGAGCGGGATTCAAGCCATGATTGATGTCGCCAAATATCACCATCGTCCCGATCAGTATGAAGGCCCCCATCAGCGCATTCTCGATCTGGTACATGTTGCGGATACGCTATCGCGCATGGTCGGCATCGGCATCGGCAACGAAGGGCTGGCGTTTCATACGTCGGTTGACGCCAAAAAGCGCATCAGCTACACGCCCGAGGTCGAAGAGAATGTGGTGTATTTTCTCCTCGCGGGCATGGAAGTCTTGCATGAAGAAATTTGCTAA
- a CDS encoding chemotaxis protein CheD, with amino-acid sequence MTQALNQTSMFPDAKKQYVVGISDLKAVRAFEGTIVTHSLGSCLGVTVFDMEAKVGGMLHALLPDSSHNPARAQAKPGMFVDSGFESLIQAVVRLGANPQRLIIKLAGAGNFLDKQGHFQIGKKNYEMICAVLQHRRFVARGDDCGGAKPRSLYLDLKTGVTKIRSRGEEYEI; translated from the coding sequence ATGACTCAAGCCTTGAACCAAACCTCGATGTTTCCCGACGCGAAGAAGCAATATGTCGTTGGTATCTCAGATTTAAAGGCCGTACGCGCTTTTGAGGGAACCATTGTTACGCATTCTTTGGGGTCATGTCTCGGGGTTACCGTGTTTGATATGGAAGCGAAAGTCGGCGGGATGCTGCATGCGCTGCTGCCCGATTCATCTCACAACCCCGCCCGCGCTCAGGCCAAACCCGGCATGTTTGTTGACAGCGGTTTTGAGTCTTTGATTCAGGCCGTTGTGCGTTTAGGCGCAAACCCGCAAAGGCTTATCATTAAACTTGCCGGCGCAGGCAACTTCTTAGATAAACAAGGCCATTTTCAGATTGGCAAAAAAAATTACGAGATGATTTGTGCAGTATTGCAGCATCGCCGTTTTGTCGCTCGCGGCGATGATTGCGGCGGCGCCAAGCCGCGATCGCTTTATCTCGATTTGAAAACGGGCGTTACTAAAATACGTTCCCGGGGGGAAGAATACGAAATATGA